tacaaaaagtgggagaatatatatacttttatatttaacCTGGGGTCTCCAAGGGTTTACAAATTATGAATAAACTCTGATCAGGCTAATCAGAACCAATTATTGGATTCCCTGGATCAGGACTGGGAACCACAGATCTTGGTAAACATGGAAAGATGATTAAAACCCCAGGGCGAATTAAGATTACGGATACAGAAACACTATTCAGTGACTCTTCTGTCAATAGTACTTGAATGGGACGAACTGTTTGAATATAAAGTCAAATCAGCACTACCGTGGCAATGAATGACAAGCTTGGCTTTCTTCACACTACATCCGTTTTTCACCGCATTTTATGAGCATTGATAGGATGTACAGAGTAGTATTATAAATCATTGtaggagataaaaaaaaaactgaaagtaaAGTTGTGATAATGACAAACAGAAGGCGCTACAACCCGGTTACACTTCactacacactaacacacaaggTACAACAAGTCATCAGTGGACACGACATCATAGttcaatgttttacattttcatcaccgcttactttcatttaaaaaaagataatgttatgtattttattttgttgaattaaataaaaacaatgagtTACATACGAACTGAATGCTAACATGCGGCATCCACCGAACTCGTTCCCTCCACATACGGAGCCCCCTTCATAAACGCTCATCTTTAATGCGTTGTGTTACACTAAGTATGGTTTCAATTGACTCTCCTCTCCCCATGGACACTTTCCATTCAGGCAAATCACACTTTCGTCAACACTACACATTATTAgagcacttttgtttttctttcaactaCCTGACACACATCTCCGTGTCCGCCATCTTCTCCCCCGGCACGTGACCCCGCCAGGGCGCACACCCCGCTCACGTGACGCAGGCTGGGGGCGGGCCGAGACGAGCGGGAAGTGACGTCTGAAGTCCAGAAGCGGCATGAATGACGAATCTACCCTTATCACGTGGAGCAGGAGCGCTACCGCGTATCACGTGATCGGGATGGTAACATGGCGGCCTGCTAAGGGTTAATGACGTGAGGTAAAAAATAATCCACttcaacacatacacacacaatattggTCTCGGTTTGGGTGAATTTGTGAGGTGAGTCAACATTTAATGACACTTTCCGCGATGGTATTAGTTCTGCTTTACGAAATCAACCAGCGACCTAACGTAGCTCGCAACCAATAGgctttatttgttcatttatttattttaccttgtACCCAAATGCCGTTGTGCTGAAATGTCATATCATCAGTTTACTGCTGACTGGTTTGGTTTGAGCAATACTAGAAGGAGGCCGGGTGAGCGGACACATCAAGCAGACATATTCAAATAGGAGAGTACGAGCTATTCCCCCACGTGTTATTATGTTGGGTTTGCacggtttatttatttgactgaGCGCTGTAGCGTCATTAAGGGATTTAATATGTAGCTACCTCACAAttggattaatttatttatcgtGCATCAATCTTTACTGCATGAGTGCTTTCACCTACTACTTTCtgcccattttgttttttgtatctgAAGATTACTGTTAAGGTAAGAAATCAAGACACATAGTTTAATTTGAGAGTATAGAGTGTGCCACCAGCAGAGATGAATGTCAGCCGATCGAGACAAATACGCTGTGTAAATAACGATGTTATTAAGTATAATCAATATCATAAGGCAATGTATGAATATTGGAAACAAAGGCTAACGCTGTCATGTATTATTCACAGGTATCTAAAGCTACACTTGTGCGCAGAGCGACGTAAAGACAATGACGGTATTTGGAAGAAAGTGAAAGTGACGGCGCTGGAGGGTAACGCACGCCCACAGAAGAAGATTCAATTAGGAAGATTGATATTTGGAAGAAAAGGCTGAGCTCGGACCATCTGCAGTCATGTCCACCAACCCCGTGATCGTGGAGTCGCTCGTGGTGTTCACCATTGTTCTCTGTGTCCACTCGGTGGTGTGGAGCCAACTCTCCTGGTGCACCATCGCCTTGGCCATCCAAGCCTTCTACGTGCAGCACAAATGGGACCGGTTACTGCTATCCGGCGGTGCTGTATTTCAGTTCAGGCCTTCAGCCAACAGCGGGATTGTGCCAGCATGTATGGTTATGCCTCTGCTGGGCTTGGCTTTGAAGGAGCGCTGCGGAGCCTCGGGGAACGTGTACTTTGAGCGCTTTTCCATGGTGGTCACAGCAACCGGCATGATGCTAGCTCTGTTCCTCTCCCTGATAGCCCTTGGCATCACCAGGCCGGTTCCCACCAACACCTGCGTCATTTCCGGCATTGCTGGCAGTGCGGTGATGTACACCATCAAGCAGACCTTGACGGTGTCCGAAGTCATTGAAGTGCTGGAGGTCCTCCTCATCTTCGTCTACCTAAGCCTGATCATGCTGTATCTGCTGCCTCGCTGCTTCACCCCAGGAGAAGCCCTCATCATCGTGGGCGGCGTGAGCTTCGTCATCAACCAGCTCATCAAGCGTTCTCTGAATGTCGCCGAGGCCAAAGGGGACCCAGTGAACTACTTCCTgttagtggtggtggtgggttcTCTCCTGCTGGGAATCTTCTTCGCTCTGCTCTTCTGCTTCATGGAGTCGGAGACCTGGGTATCCTCCCTGTTCTTTCACATGATGACGGCTGTGCTCGGCCTGGGGATCATCATGCCCTGGCTTGCCCTCCTCATTCGCAGGCACCCCTTAATGTGGCTCATTGACTTCCTGCTCCTGGGTCAGAACAGGCTCTACCTGATGGCTTATTGGGTCCTGCTGGTGGCCCTGGCCTCTGTGGTGGTCCTGCATCAGAATTACAAGAGGTCTTCGGGCTCCAAGAAACACCAGGCCTCCACGGTGGTTAGGAAGTACTTCCACCTCATCGTGGTGGCTACCTACGTCCCAGGACTGATCTACGACCGCCAGCTTCTGCACGTGGCCTCAGTGGCCTGCCTGGCCGTGTTCCTCCTCCTGGAGTACGTCCGTTATTTCAGAATCAGACCCCTGGGCCAGCTCCTCCGGAAGCTGCTGACTCTCTTCCTGGATGAACGTGACTCCGGACCCCTTATCCTCACACACATCTACCTTCTCCTAGGCATGTCCCTTCCTATATGGCTTTTCCCTGGGTCATGTGCTCCCAAAGGGACCCTCCCCGGAGCAGGGGGCCTGGTGCCCTACGCCGGAGTGCTGGCGGTGGGAGTGGGTGACACCATGGCCTCCGTTTTCGGCAGCACTCTGGGAGAGATCCGCTGGCCTGGGACCAAGAAGACCATGGAAGGGACGGCCACTTCTATCTTTGCCCAGATCATAGCGGTTGCTCTATTCCTCATTTTCGATGGGTCCATTAACCTGAACACCAGCTACACCTGGATTGTAGGATCGGTCACGCTTGTTTCTTTATTAGAAGCCTACACGGCGCAAATAGACAACCTCATTTTACCCCTGTACCTTTTCACACTGTTGATGCTATGAAGGTGACTTAGAATAATCCTTTACTACTGTATCTCTTTTCAGTAATGAAAGTGAAGGTTGTAGTGCTACATACGATTGCTTTTTTTTAAGGGATCtggaaaaaaatctaattcagagtgtttaatataaaatgaaGAGAATCAAAGTTTGTAAGTGAAACACCGTGAGACCCATTTTAAAGCACCAGTATTAGTTGCTTCATGGCAGTTTGGCACTACAGCAAAAGTGATAATTTGTGACAAATGTCTAATTTCAATAGCATTAATGATTTTTGGAAGGAAGTGGAAACAACAtgattttatacatttgtatttaaatcaattttgggattttcaatgttaattttacaTATGTTAAGAATTTAGAAATTGAGGTAATACACAGCAAATTAGGTTTATCAGTCTAATATATGAAACACAATGCACTGATAAGAGGATACAGTACTATACAGTAGTATGTGAGTTCAAACAACACCTCCTGTCATTGTTAAAATGGAGAGCTGCTGCACAAGATCATTTATGGTTTCTGTGATCAAAAtttaattactatttatttcCCCATATAGTTGTAGAATAATACCAAGTCTAATAAGAGACAGCAGTAAATGAACTGCCTGATAAGTTATTAAAGATGTTTTGTTATTAATCTAgcaaagaaacattttttttctgagtAAGGCTGATATCTCAGGGGGGTTCCTGAGCTCAGAAATCCTTGGCTACTGAAATATTGAAGTGCAGATTCAGTTTCTCATTTATGCTCCATAGGCCCTCTTGTGTTTCACAGTGCTCTTGTGAAATATCCAGGAATGGTGTTGGCGATCAAACATAGGAAAACAACACATATCTATAGTGAATTAGCAATGTATTTTAAggctgcacatttttttttttttattacagtattactattataattgaAATGTCGAGGGAGGGGTCGGAACCTAATCTTGCCCTCAGCACATAAATACGGGGCACAAATGCCACTTTCCCAGCATCTTTTGCATAATTCGGGTTTGACCCAAGTCCCGggacatatttattttgatttgaaaaAGGTACTACTGATATTTGCACTTCGTAGAAGGTATACCGTAAAAATACACGGATTATCTGTAAATTTAAAGAAATGGAAGACTAAGCTGTGTATTTTGATGAGATTTATATGAAGGCCTTAAGGTAACTGAATGCTCTTGCGCTATAGGTTTAAACACGGTTTAAGTTGTCCATTGTAACTATGGAGTAATTTGTACAATTATACTGTTTTTTTTCGTCTATATTTAGGGTGCAGCCAAGTGGACTTCGActtttgaaatgtgtgtatatatatatatatatatatatatatatatatatatattccttttttCATGTCCACTAGGTGGTGATAAACTACATCAAAAGACCAGCCTGTTAATGGTGAATCCCTTACCAGCAAGATTTCAGGAATTATGGGCACCGTGAAATTCAGTTTGCCAGTGTAAGGATACACTGTTATAGATTAAGAAAAGATTGATTATTAAATTGGTGTCATGTACAGACTTCTTATAACAAGGGGAAAAATGTAATATGTGTAAAATTCATATTCTTGTAAAATTCGGAAGATTGCAATACATTAGTAGTGCCGACGTGTTGAAGTTTCTCTATTCTCTCCATATTTTCCTTTTGgttgatgcagttatttttgtgtatgtgtgttattcgttaaattatgtaatttatcTTTGATTTCTGTTGAAGTCTGCTGCTATGTTGATGCTGGATTCTTTATTGAAGTAAACTGGGTGTGGAGGAGAGTTATGGTGCTGCGCCTTAATGGCGAGAGAATAGACTGAATCTTATTTGAGATGCTCCATGTTCTGTCTCTTGAAAGGTAACCACAAAGTACCAATACCAGGGGATCAAACCACTCTTTCTAGACTCCTAGCCTGTGGCTttagtgtattattttattgaagtATTTCTTTGGGTCGCTGTTGACAAGACAGACAATCTTACAAGACGTTGAAGTTCAAAGCTCAAGTCATTGTGCGAGACCTTGCTTAATGGGACACATGCTCATTTTCTCATTCCTGAGATGTAGTAGTTAGTGAAGGGTAATTTTGTTACTGACAGaataaatttgtattttaagtaaTGGATGTCCACCAATGTTTCATCGAAATATGCATGCATCAATTATCAGCTATTAAAACTGTTGTAGAATAATGGCTGCACTCCAGGCTGAGTCCCAGCACAATGTGTTTCTGTGAAGAGGGACCGATGACTGAGTACGTTTCTTCATTCTGCATTCCTATTCATTTCTGAAACCACCCTCGTTTGTTTCATAATTAGGATAGATAATTGCTTGCCACAAAATTGCATGTGACCGTACAATAACATAATGGGATGCAATCATTTCTGCAGGGCACTG
This DNA window, taken from Amia ocellicauda isolate fAmiCal2 chromosome 9, fAmiCal2.hap1, whole genome shotgun sequence, encodes the following:
- the dolk gene encoding dolichol kinase, which translates into the protein MSTNPVIVESLVVFTIVLCVHSVVWSQLSWCTIALAIQAFYVQHKWDRLLLSGGAVFQFRPSANSGIVPACMVMPLLGLALKERCGASGNVYFERFSMVVTATGMMLALFLSLIALGITRPVPTNTCVISGIAGSAVMYTIKQTLTVSEVIEVLEVLLIFVYLSLIMLYLLPRCFTPGEALIIVGGVSFVINQLIKRSLNVAEAKGDPVNYFLLVVVVGSLLLGIFFALLFCFMESETWVSSLFFHMMTAVLGLGIIMPWLALLIRRHPLMWLIDFLLLGQNRLYLMAYWVLLVALASVVVLHQNYKRSSGSKKHQASTVVRKYFHLIVVATYVPGLIYDRQLLHVASVACLAVFLLLEYVRYFRIRPLGQLLRKLLTLFLDERDSGPLILTHIYLLLGMSLPIWLFPGSCAPKGTLPGAGGLVPYAGVLAVGVGDTMASVFGSTLGEIRWPGTKKTMEGTATSIFAQIIAVALFLIFDGSINLNTSYTWIVGSVTLVSLLEAYTAQIDNLILPLYLFTLLML